The sequence AGCCGGAAACGGTAACTTCCTGCCCGATATGGTTGGTATTGAGTTCGCTGCAACTGTGGGTTCTATATCTGTTTGCCATCGTGGTTGATTATAGCCGAAGACAGCTTGGCCTGCAATCGGACCATCCATTGCTGAATTGCCTATGACACCATTGATATAGAGGCTATTAGCCCATGACAAAACAGATGATTTGTGTTATAAATGATCCAAGGATATATGGGATGGCTTGAACGGCACCTGAACTGGGCAGGGTTTTTCGGGCTTCTGCTGAGCCTCTGCATTGGTTTCACGGTATTCGTCATAATCGACAGCCTGTGGCCGGTTACCGAAAACGAGGTGGCAAACTGGTTGGCAAGCGCCGTTCTTTTTGGCTCACCGCTTGTTCCATTTCGATGGGTGATCAACAGAAAAGCTCAGAGCGAGACATTTCTCCTGATTGCCTGGATTCCCTTGTTTGGATGGACTGTCCCATTTGTTCTCTCCAACCGGAATCGAGCTTTTGTGACGGGAGTTCAGCCGATGCGTGATGATTGTAGTGGCAGATGTCCTGGATGTGGCCGTGCCATTGAGCCGGAATGGGCTGTGTGTCCGCAGTGCCGGGCTTTCCTGATGCAGAAATGCCGCGCCTGTGGCCGGACTCAACGGGTGCACTGGTCATTTTGTCCTAATTGCGGCGGCTCCAATCTGATGCGATCGCAGGAGAAAGAAAGCCCGTCTCAGTGACGGAATTAATAAAAGGAGGCGTTCAGATTGATGCAAACCTGTCCGAACTGCGGAACCTTATTTGAAACGGATGCCAAATTCTGCGCCAAGTGCGGGCAACCGGCTCCGGCTGCAACTGCCGGAAGGTACGAAGCAACCGGGGGAAAGCTGGCCAATAAGGAAATCATGCTGCAAGCCAAAGAAGCATTGAGCGGCCATTGGGGCCTGGCCATCGGGACAGTGGTAGTAGCTTTCCTTCTCTATGAGCTACCCCTTATGTTGATCAACCTGTTTATCCCATTCTCCGGGACCGTGATAGGGTTCATCATTGGAGGACCAGCATGGCTTGGTATATCGATCTTCTTCCTCGCACTGTGTCGGAAGCAAAATGCGCAGCTTGAACAAATATTCCAGGGTTTTAAAAGATTCAAGGTTGCGCTCTGTGCATATCTGCTCTTAAGTCTTTTTGTTTTGCTTTGGA is a genomic window of Dehalococcoidia bacterium containing:
- a CDS encoding zinc ribbon domain-containing protein yields the protein MIQGYMGWLERHLNWAGFFGLLLSLCIGFTVFVIIDSLWPVTENEVANWLASAVLFGSPLVPFRWVINRKAQSETFLLIAWIPLFGWTVPFVLSNRNRAFVTGVQPMRDDCSGRCPGCGRAIEPEWAVCPQCRAFLMQKCRACGRTQRVHWSFCPNCGGSNLMRSQEKESPSQ
- a CDS encoding DUF975 family protein, with amino-acid sequence MQTCPNCGTLFETDAKFCAKCGQPAPAATAGRYEATGGKLANKEIMLQAKEALSGHWGLAIGTVVVAFLLYELPLMLINLFIPFSGTVIGFIIGGPAWLGISIFFLALCRKQNAQLEQIFQGFKRFKVALCAYLLLSLFVLLWMLLLIIPGIIAALSYSQTFFILAEDEAIGARDALRKSKQMMEGNRWKFFCLNCRFIGWGILCILTLGIGFLWLMPYMSVSFARFYDDVAVKQAVPPPQPV